A section of the Enterobacter sp. C2 genome encodes:
- a CDS encoding DUF2778 domain-containing protein — protein sequence MALQGKFVINGADFSPLTFYGVGTFMAFSGNGNYRNRGGCQAIPDSGPIPAGKYWIVHRGQGGIRSRLQAGAKDDFNRVFHHAQFRHNEWFALYRDDRSIDDGTWINAVWRGHFRLHPGVTSKGCITLKHNSDFALIRNVLLRTPLIPVPCMKNLMTFGSIEVISNGNSCP from the coding sequence ATGGCGTTACAAGGAAAGTTTGTTATTAACGGCGCGGATTTTTCACCGCTAACATTCTATGGCGTCGGTACTTTTATGGCGTTCTCAGGGAATGGTAATTACCGTAATCGAGGGGGATGCCAGGCGATTCCTGACAGTGGGCCTATTCCTGCGGGAAAATACTGGATAGTGCACCGGGGCCAGGGTGGTATACGGTCAAGGTTGCAGGCAGGCGCAAAGGATGACTTTAACAGGGTATTTCACCATGCTCAGTTCAGACATAACGAATGGTTCGCGCTGTATCGAGATGACAGGAGCATTGATGATGGAACCTGGATAAATGCTGTTTGGCGGGGTCACTTTCGCTTGCATCCTGGTGTCACCTCAAAAGGGTGTATAACACTCAAGCATAATTCAGATTTTGCGCTTATCCGGAATGTTCTTTTAAGGACACCCCTAATACCCGTTCCATGTATGAAAAACCTGATGACGTTTGGCTCTATTGAGGTAATCAGCAATGGCAACTCTTGCCCGTAG
- the ygjG gene encoding putrescine aminotransferase, giving the protein MNRLPSSASALACSAHALNLIEKRTLDHEEMKELNREVIDYFKEHVNPGFLEYRKSVTAGGDYGAVEWQAGSLNTLVDTQGQEFLDCLGGFGIFNVGHRNPVVVSAVQNQLAKQPLHSQELLDPLRAMLAKTLAALAPGKLKYSFFSNSGTESVEAALKLAKAYQSPRGKFTFVATSGAFHGKSLGALSATAKSAFRKPFMPLLPGFRHVPFGDIEAMRTLLSECHKTGDDVAAVILEPIQGEGGVILPPVGYLPAVRKLCDEFGALLIFDEVQTGMGRTGRMFACEHENVQPDILCLAKALGGGVMPIGATIATEEVFSVLFDNPFLHTTTFGGNPLACAAALATINVLLEENLPAQAEQKGDMLLDGFRLLARQYPALVHDARGKGMLMAIEFVDNESGYNFASEMFRQRVLVAGTLNNAKTIRIEPPLTLTVEQCEQVLKAAGLALAALNVSTEKA; this is encoded by the coding sequence TTGAACAGGTTACCTTCCAGCGCATCGGCCCTCGCCTGTAGCGCACACGCCCTGAATCTCATTGAGAAGCGAACGCTTGATCATGAGGAGATGAAAGAACTTAACCGAGAGGTGATTGATTACTTTAAAGAGCATGTTAATCCTGGATTTTTAGAGTACCGCAAGTCTGTTACTGCTGGCGGGGATTACGGAGCCGTAGAGTGGCAAGCAGGAAGTCTCAATACGCTTGTCGACACCCAGGGACAGGAGTTTTTAGATTGCCTGGGTGGATTTGGCATTTTTAACGTGGGGCACCGTAATCCAGTTGTGGTTTCCGCCGTACAGAATCAGCTCGCGAAACAACCGCTTCACAGCCAGGAGCTGCTCGATCCGCTCCGGGCCATGCTGGCAAAAACCCTCGCTGCCCTCGCACCGGGCAAACTCAAGTACAGCTTCTTTAGCAATAGCGGCACCGAGTCCGTTGAGGCGGCTCTCAAGCTGGCGAAGGCGTATCAGTCGCCGCGCGGCAAGTTTACCTTTGTCGCCACCAGCGGCGCATTCCACGGCAAATCCCTCGGGGCGCTGTCTGCGACGGCAAAATCCGCCTTCCGTAAACCCTTTATGCCGCTGCTGCCGGGCTTCCGCCATGTTCCCTTTGGCGATATCGAGGCCATGCGCACCCTGCTCTCCGAGTGCCATAAAACCGGCGATGACGTGGCGGCGGTGATCCTGGAGCCGATTCAGGGCGAAGGTGGCGTGATCCTGCCACCGGTGGGGTACCTACCTGCGGTGCGTAAGCTGTGCGATGAGTTCGGCGCGCTGCTGATCTTTGATGAAGTGCAGACCGGCATGGGGCGTACCGGCAGGATGTTCGCCTGCGAGCATGAGAACGTGCAGCCGGATATTCTCTGCCTTGCCAAGGCCCTTGGCGGCGGCGTAATGCCTATCGGCGCGACGATTGCTACCGAAGAGGTGTTTTCGGTGCTGTTCGACAACCCCTTCCTGCACACCACCACCTTTGGCGGTAACCCGTTGGCCTGTGCGGCAGCGCTGGCGACCATCAACGTGCTGCTGGAGGAGAACCTCCCGGCGCAGGCCGAGCAGAAAGGCGACATGCTGCTGGATGGCTTCCGCCTGCTGGCGCGTCAGTACCCGGCGCTGGTGCACGACGCGCGCGGGAAAGGGATGCTGATGGCGATTGAGTTTGTCGATAACGAGAGTGGATATAACTTTGCCAGCGAGATGTTCCGCCAGCGCGTTCTGGTGGCGGGCACGTTGAACAATGCCAAAACCATTCGTATCGAACCGCCGTTAACCCTGACGGTTGAACAGTGCGAACAGGTGCTAAAAGCGGCTGGGCTGGCGCTGGCGGCCCTGAACGTCTCCACTGAAAAAGCCTGA
- a CDS encoding PAS domain-containing methyl-accepting chemotaxis protein, with the protein MSSQRHVTQNEYTLDDDTTLMSTTDLQSYMTHANDTFVQVSGYTLNELLGQPHNLVRHPDMPKAAFADMWYTLQQGEPWSGIVKNRRKNGDHYWVRANAVPVVRNGQTTGYMSIRNRATPEEIAAVEPLYKALNEGRCNRRIHKGLVVRKGWLGKLPAMPLRWRVRGVMAVLFALMTASLTLSHAGWSAVAASAVVMLLGTWLFEQQIVRPIENVARQALKVATGERNSVEHLNRSDELGLTLRAVGQLGLMCRWLIHDISGQVASVRNGSERLAQGNEDLNDRTRQTVSNVQQTVATMNQMAASVQSNSETAAEVDKLSMAASTAASEGGEAMQTVVKTMDDIANSTQRIGSITSLINDIAFQTNILALNAAVEAARAGEQGKGFAVVAGEVRHLANRSANAANDIRKLIDASASKVQSGADQVHAAGRTMDDIVEQVKNVTRLIAQISHSTSEQATGLSELTRAVAELDGITQKNAELVEESAQISAMVKHRANRLEDAVTVLH; encoded by the coding sequence ATGTCCTCTCAACGCCATGTCACCCAGAACGAGTACACCCTGGACGATGACACCACCCTGATGTCCACCACCGATCTGCAAAGCTACATGACCCATGCTAATGACACTTTTGTGCAGGTGAGCGGCTATACGCTTAACGAGCTGCTGGGTCAGCCGCATAATTTGGTGCGCCATCCGGATATGCCGAAAGCGGCCTTTGCCGACATGTGGTACACGCTCCAGCAGGGCGAGCCGTGGAGCGGCATTGTGAAAAACCGCCGTAAAAATGGCGATCACTACTGGGTGCGGGCTAACGCGGTGCCGGTGGTGCGTAACGGCCAAACGACGGGCTATATGTCGATTCGTAACCGGGCGACGCCGGAAGAGATTGCTGCCGTTGAGCCGCTCTACAAGGCGCTGAACGAAGGGCGCTGCAACAGGCGGATCCACAAGGGGCTGGTGGTGCGTAAAGGCTGGCTCGGCAAGCTACCGGCCATGCCGCTACGCTGGCGGGTACGCGGCGTGATGGCCGTGCTGTTTGCGCTGATGACGGCCTCGCTCACCTTAAGCCATGCCGGGTGGAGCGCAGTGGCAGCCAGTGCGGTAGTGATGCTGCTGGGGACGTGGCTGTTTGAGCAGCAGATCGTCCGCCCTATAGAGAACGTGGCGCGCCAGGCGCTGAAGGTCGCCACCGGCGAGCGTAACAGTGTGGAGCATCTCAACCGCAGCGACGAGCTGGGACTTACCCTGCGCGCGGTCGGCCAGCTGGGCCTGATGTGCCGCTGGTTAATTCATGATATTTCTGGTCAGGTTGCCAGCGTGCGTAACGGCAGCGAACGCCTGGCCCAGGGTAATGAAGATCTTAACGATCGCACCCGTCAGACGGTCAGCAACGTTCAGCAGACCGTGGCCACCATGAATCAGATGGCGGCGTCGGTGCAGAGTAACTCCGAAACCGCTGCCGAGGTCGATAAGCTGTCGATGGCAGCGAGTACGGCGGCGAGCGAAGGCGGAGAAGCGATGCAGACGGTGGTGAAAACCATGGATGACATTGCCAACAGCACGCAGCGCATCGGCTCTATCACCTCGCTTATTAATGATATCGCTTTCCAGACCAATATCCTGGCGCTCAACGCGGCGGTTGAAGCGGCCCGCGCTGGAGAGCAGGGCAAAGGCTTTGCCGTGGTGGCCGGAGAGGTTCGTCACCTGGCAAACCGCAGCGCCAACGCGGCGAATGATATCCGCAAGCTAATCGATGCCAGCGCCAGCAAGGTACAGTCCGGCGCCGATCAGGTTCACGCCGCTGGGCGTACCATGGATGATATTGTGGAGCAGGTGAAAAACGTGACCCGTCTGATTGCCCAGATCAGCCACTCTACCTCGGAGCAGGCGACGGGGCTGTCAGAGCTCACCCGGGCGGTGGCCGAGCTGGACGGCATAACGCAGAAAAATGCCGAACTGGTCGAGGAGAGCGCGCAAATTTCGGCGATGGTTAAGCATCGCGCTAACCGTCTGGAAGATGCCGTTACCGTTCTGCATTAA
- a CDS encoding methyl-accepting chemotaxis protein, protein MFLHDVKIGTKLFLAFGFFIVLMVASSCLSLFSLNRANNGMQTIVNSDYPTTVKANQLIDKFQTFVSTQQLMLLDSEGKWNDSMQQQLTGISGEITVLLDTLTKQLDDPQAQKILTDLRGVRQQYLDSRFRILEAVKVGNREAAVQEMMNTTVPIQNAYKQKVLELIAIQDARMRDAGKQVDSDFNTNRLMLILLAVVSIGIAVLMGTVIVRAITRPLGQAVDLAEAIAAGDLTHSIEVKHRDETGILLSALMAMKTRLLEIVQEVQYGSENISSAAAQIVAGNQDLAARTEEQASSVEQTAASMEQITATVKNTASHTTEATQLSADAATVVKTNGAMMKQVTEKMRVINDTSSRMSDIINLIDAIAFQTNILALNAAVEAARAGEHGRGFAVVAGEVRQLAQKSASSANDIRQLIEDSTTQAREGMALVEKAGGLISGMVSNVEEMDTILRQIGHASHEQTEGISQINSAIGLIDATTQQNSSLVEESVAAAASLNEQAQHLKALIKVFRVSQTEATA, encoded by the coding sequence ATGTTCTTACATGACGTAAAGATTGGGACAAAGTTATTTCTGGCATTCGGATTCTTTATTGTATTAATGGTAGCCAGCTCCTGCCTTTCACTATTTAGCCTGAACCGCGCAAATAACGGCATGCAGACTATTGTGAACAGTGATTATCCCACCACGGTTAAAGCGAACCAGCTTATCGACAAGTTTCAGACCTTTGTTAGCACCCAGCAGCTGATGCTGCTGGATAGCGAAGGGAAGTGGAACGACAGCATGCAGCAGCAGCTGACCGGCATTAGCGGCGAAATTACGGTGCTGCTGGACACCCTGACAAAACAGCTCGATGACCCTCAGGCACAGAAGATCCTTACTGACCTGCGCGGGGTACGTCAGCAGTATCTCGACTCCCGCTTCCGCATTCTGGAGGCGGTGAAGGTCGGTAACCGGGAAGCCGCTGTTCAGGAGATGATGAACACCACCGTGCCTATCCAGAACGCCTATAAGCAGAAGGTGCTGGAGCTGATCGCGATTCAGGACGCGCGGATGCGTGATGCGGGTAAGCAGGTCGACAGCGACTTCAACACCAACCGCCTGATGCTGATCCTGCTGGCGGTGGTCAGCATCGGTATCGCTGTGCTGATGGGGACCGTCATTGTGCGTGCCATTACCCGCCCGCTGGGACAGGCAGTGGATCTGGCGGAGGCGATTGCCGCCGGGGATCTGACTCATTCGATTGAGGTGAAGCATCGCGACGAGACCGGCATTCTACTTAGCGCCTTAATGGCCATGAAGACCCGCCTGCTGGAGATTGTGCAGGAGGTGCAGTACGGCTCAGAGAATATCTCCAGCGCCGCTGCGCAAATCGTGGCCGGTAATCAGGATCTGGCGGCCCGCACCGAAGAGCAGGCCAGCTCCGTGGAGCAGACCGCAGCCTCGATGGAGCAGATCACCGCCACGGTGAAAAATACCGCCAGCCACACTACTGAAGCGACCCAGCTCTCCGCCGACGCGGCGACGGTGGTAAAAACCAATGGCGCGATGATGAAACAGGTAACGGAGAAGATGCGCGTTATCAACGATACCTCCAGCCGCATGTCCGACATCATCAACCTGATTGACGCCATCGCTTTCCAGACCAATATTCTGGCGCTCAACGCGGCGGTTGAAGCGGCGCGCGCAGGCGAGCACGGACGCGGCTTCGCGGTAGTGGCCGGGGAAGTACGCCAGCTGGCGCAGAAAAGTGCCTCATCGGCGAATGATATTCGCCAGCTAATTGAGGACTCCACGACCCAGGCGCGGGAAGGGATGGCGCTGGTGGAAAAAGCGGGTGGGCTGATCAGCGGCATGGTGAGCAACGTTGAAGAGATGGATACCATTCTGCGGCAAATTGGCCACGCCAGCCATGAGCAGACGGAAGGGATCTCGCAGATTAACAGTGCCATTGGCCTGATCGACGCCACCACCCAGCAGAACTCCAGCCTGGTGGAGGAGTCCGTGGCAGCAGCGGCGTCGCTGAACGAGCAGGCGCAGCACCTGAAAGCCCTGATCAAGGTATTCCGCGTTAGCCAGACAGAGGCGACTGCTTAA
- a CDS encoding PadR family transcriptional regulator, which yields MHHAEDRSHHHHGHGGGRRQRFFGHGELRLVVLEILTRNASHGYELIKEIENLTQGHYTPSPGVIYPTLDFLQEQAFIEMSEEESGRKRIAITEAGQQWLEENQEHLVHIQERIKARGVGHQLRKNPQMKRALDNFKAVLDLKVNHEEISPAQLKQIIGVIDRAALEISQMD from the coding sequence ATGCACCATGCTGAAGATCGTTCCCACCATCATCACGGCCACGGCGGCGGACGCCGTCAGCGCTTCTTCGGTCACGGCGAGCTGCGGCTGGTGGTGTTAGAGATCCTGACCCGCAATGCCAGCCACGGCTATGAGCTGATTAAAGAGATCGAAAACCTGACCCAGGGCCACTATACCCCCAGCCCCGGCGTGATCTACCCGACCCTCGACTTCCTGCAGGAGCAGGCGTTTATTGAGATGAGCGAAGAGGAGAGCGGCCGTAAGAGGATTGCCATTACCGAGGCAGGCCAGCAGTGGCTGGAGGAGAACCAGGAGCATCTCGTGCATATTCAGGAGCGGATCAAAGCGCGCGGCGTCGGGCACCAGCTACGCAAAAATCCGCAGATGAAACGTGCCCTGGATAACTTCAAAGCGGTGTTGGATCTGAAGGTGAACCATGAAGAGATCAGCCCCGCCCAGTTGAAACAGATCATCGGCGTGATCGACCGGGCGGCGCTGGAGATCTCCCAGATGGATTAA
- a CDS encoding siderophore-interacting protein — protein sequence MTKQDRRYPQRVRNELRFRELTVLRVERIGAGFQRIVLGGEALAGFSSRGFDDHTKVFFPEPGQPFVPPTVTEEGIVWGDGVRPASRDYTPLYDEARHELSLDFFIHDGGVASRWAENAQPGDTLTIGGPRGSLVVPEDYAWQLYACDESGMPALRRRLEALRQLAERPQVTAIVTIGDERYKDYLAHLEEFAIEWIVGHSEEALDRRLAQVSVSQDDYYIWLTGEGKVVKNVSRQFETDAIDPQLVRAAAYWHAK from the coding sequence ATGACGAAACAAGATCGACGTTATCCGCAGCGCGTGCGTAATGAGCTGCGCTTCCGTGAGCTGACGGTGCTGCGCGTGGAGCGCATCGGAGCAGGGTTCCAGCGTATCGTGCTGGGAGGAGAGGCGCTGGCGGGTTTTAGCAGCCGGGGCTTTGACGATCACACCAAGGTATTCTTCCCGGAGCCGGGCCAGCCGTTTGTGCCGCCGACGGTAACAGAAGAGGGCATTGTTTGGGGTGACGGCGTGCGTCCCGCCTCACGCGACTACACCCCGCTCTACGACGAAGCCCGTCACGAACTGAGCCTCGACTTTTTCATTCACGACGGCGGCGTCGCCAGCCGCTGGGCCGAGAACGCTCAGCCAGGGGATACACTGACCATCGGCGGGCCACGCGGTTCGCTGGTGGTGCCGGAAGATTATGCCTGGCAGCTCTACGCCTGCGACGAGAGCGGCATGCCCGCCTTGCGCCGTCGCCTGGAAGCGCTGCGCCAGCTGGCGGAACGCCCGCAGGTAACGGCCATTGTTACTATTGGCGACGAGCGCTATAAGGATTATCTCGCCCATCTGGAAGAGTTTGCTATCGAGTGGATTGTGGGTCATAGCGAAGAGGCGCTGGATCGGCGTCTGGCACAGGTAAGCGTCTCGCAGGACGATTACTATATCTGGCTGACCGGGGAAGGGAAGGTCGTGAAAAACGTCAGCCGCCAATTTGAGACTGACGCTATCGATCCGCAGCTGGTGCGCGCTGCCGCCTACTGGCACGCTAAGTAA
- a CDS encoding DNA repair protein, with translation MNKPIKRLEIIKNAIELEDDVIIHSQLGWLQSNAQEPELAFIVAALEQKNYSAALQAITAWLQGQRAVTQWSDPQVAASKLELKALEEQMRELIDKRNARIQILDDFNDSYMKRLGPMMAQILRLRQALAEATLRRQQAEARRREADYLRCQQYMAQAVDELASLTQRWRSLPASSSQAAETRRRVQQQNALIASLLAEAQELEKGLIREEEPARQARDEARQEYEEYQEQQHDAQARFSFEQKLSQDERQELKKLWRQASKLCHPDLVDDDLKDEANAMMVQLNQARQRGDVAAVRSLFARLQKGLGPLMASDRLNDLTRLRARIAEVKAHITGLLAELSKLEGESAWQLVSSLKDQEGYFVQQERALAEVCTSLERQVSEAQYDAVA, from the coding sequence ATGAACAAACCTATCAAACGGCTTGAGATCATAAAGAATGCTATTGAGCTGGAGGATGACGTCATCATCCATAGCCAGCTTGGCTGGCTGCAAAGCAATGCTCAGGAGCCTGAACTGGCGTTTATCGTTGCGGCGCTGGAGCAGAAGAACTACTCCGCGGCGTTACAGGCTATCACCGCCTGGCTACAGGGCCAGCGGGCGGTAACCCAGTGGTCCGATCCTCAGGTGGCGGCCAGCAAGCTGGAGCTGAAGGCGCTGGAAGAGCAGATGCGGGAGCTGATCGATAAACGCAACGCCCGCATTCAGATCCTCGACGACTTTAACGACAGCTATATGAAGCGTCTCGGGCCAATGATGGCGCAGATCCTGCGTCTTCGTCAGGCGCTGGCGGAGGCCACTCTGCGCAGGCAGCAGGCCGAGGCCCGGCGTCGGGAGGCAGACTACCTGCGCTGTCAGCAGTATATGGCCCAGGCCGTTGATGAGCTGGCTTCGCTGACCCAGCGCTGGCGCAGCCTGCCCGCCAGCTCATCGCAGGCGGCGGAGACCCGCCGCCGCGTCCAGCAGCAAAACGCTCTGATCGCCTCCCTGCTGGCCGAAGCCCAGGAGCTGGAAAAAGGACTCATCCGCGAGGAGGAGCCGGCCCGCCAGGCGCGGGACGAGGCACGTCAGGAGTATGAAGAGTACCAGGAGCAGCAGCACGATGCCCAGGCCCGCTTCAGCTTTGAGCAGAAGCTCTCCCAGGACGAGCGGCAGGAGCTGAAAAAGCTGTGGCGGCAGGCCAGCAAGCTGTGCCATCCGGATCTGGTGGACGACGATCTCAAAGATGAGGCCAACGCCATGATGGTTCAGCTTAACCAGGCCCGGCAGCGCGGCGACGTAGCCGCCGTCCGCTCGCTCTTCGCCCGCCTGCAAAAGGGGCTGGGGCCGCTGATGGCCAGCGACAGACTCAACGATCTTACTCGTCTGCGGGCACGGATCGCGGAGGTGAAGGCCCACATCACCGGACTACTGGCGGAGCTTAGCAAGCTGGAGGGCGAGAGCGCATGGCAGTTGGTCTCTTCCTTAAAGGATCAGGAGGGTTACTTCGTGCAGCAGGAGAGAGCCCTGGCGGAGGTATGCACCTCGCTGGAACGGCAGGTCAGCGAGGCACAGTACGACGCGGTGGCCTGA
- a CDS encoding PD-(D/E)XK nuclease family protein, whose amino-acid sequence MEQSPSSLVAWLPHFFAEWPRRALDTQPAELPTVAVDAQQLSAFFTGIAQPLAALRHGTFTFDPWEVAKLGRNEVRNSAVLAWLLDPYGNHGFSDLPLKALLSAVRECDREDFPQNFTRYCRVNVEKYPTGDATNRVDIEIDADNFFMLIEVKIDAYEQKDQILRYISEAKKRAGEQPWAVVYLTPQGRVPLSAGEEADVPCLSWRRLASVMAQALEPTRQQIFAAPDASPARQMAAHAAFRFLDRMRRF is encoded by the coding sequence ATGGAACAAAGCCCCTCCTCTCTCGTCGCGTGGCTGCCGCATTTTTTTGCCGAGTGGCCACGTCGGGCGCTGGATACTCAGCCCGCTGAGCTACCCACCGTTGCCGTAGATGCCCAGCAGCTTAGCGCCTTTTTCACCGGCATAGCGCAGCCTCTTGCCGCGCTGCGGCACGGGACCTTTACCTTCGATCCGTGGGAGGTGGCGAAGCTTGGTCGTAACGAGGTACGCAACTCTGCGGTGCTTGCCTGGCTGCTCGATCCTTACGGCAACCACGGCTTTAGCGATCTGCCGTTGAAGGCGCTGCTCAGCGCCGTGCGGGAGTGCGACAGAGAAGACTTCCCGCAGAACTTCACCCGCTACTGTCGCGTAAACGTGGAGAAGTACCCCACCGGGGATGCAACCAACCGTGTTGATATCGAGATCGATGCCGATAACTTCTTTATGCTGATTGAAGTAAAAATAGACGCGTATGAGCAGAAGGATCAGATCCTCCGCTATATCAGTGAGGCAAAAAAACGCGCTGGTGAGCAGCCCTGGGCAGTAGTCTATTTAACCCCGCAGGGGCGCGTGCCGCTCAGCGCGGGGGAAGAGGCTGACGTGCCCTGCCTCTCATGGCGGCGGCTGGCAAGCGTGATGGCCCAGGCGCTGGAGCCTACCCGGCAACAGATCTTTGCCGCACCGGATGCTTCCCCCGCACGGCAGATGGCGGCCCACGCCGCGTTTCGCTTTCTTGACCGTATGCGTCGTTTTTAA
- a CDS encoding NAD(P)-dependent alcohol dehydrogenase produces the protein MKIKAIGALSAAQALEPMDISRREPGPHDVQIVIAYCGVCHSDVHQARAEWAGTLFPCVPGHEIVGRVAAVGSDVTGYKEGDLVGVGCIVDSCKQCEDCEEGLENYCDHMVGTYNGPTTDAPGHTLGGYSQQIVVHERYVLRIKHPEDQLAAVAPLLCAGITTYSPLRHWQAGPGKKVGVVGIGGLGHMGIKIAHAMGAHVVAFTTSESKREAAKALGADEVVVSRNPEEMQAHTKSFDFILNTVAAPHNLDAFTALLKRDGTMTLVGAPATPHPSPEVFSLIMKRRSIAGSMIGGIPETQEMLDFCAEHGIVADIEMIRADEINEAWERMIKGDVKYRFVIDSATLAE, from the coding sequence ATGAAAATTAAAGCAATTGGTGCGCTCTCCGCCGCTCAGGCACTTGAACCGATGGATATTAGCCGTCGCGAGCCAGGCCCGCACGACGTGCAGATCGTCATCGCCTACTGCGGGGTTTGCCATTCGGATGTACACCAGGCCCGCGCCGAATGGGCCGGGACGCTGTTCCCTTGCGTACCAGGGCATGAGATTGTTGGCCGCGTTGCCGCCGTTGGATCCGACGTCACTGGGTACAAAGAGGGCGATCTGGTTGGCGTAGGCTGTATCGTTGACAGCTGTAAACAGTGCGAAGATTGCGAAGAGGGGCTGGAGAACTACTGCGATCATATGGTCGGCACCTACAATGGCCCGACGACGGATGCCCCAGGCCATACCCTTGGCGGCTATTCGCAGCAGATCGTGGTCCATGAGCGCTATGTGCTGCGTATTAAACATCCGGAAGATCAGCTCGCCGCCGTTGCACCGTTGCTCTGCGCTGGGATCACCACCTACTCACCGCTGCGTCACTGGCAGGCTGGCCCCGGTAAAAAAGTGGGCGTAGTCGGTATCGGTGGGCTGGGCCACATGGGGATCAAGATTGCGCATGCGATGGGCGCGCACGTGGTGGCCTTCACTACCTCTGAATCCAAGCGCGAAGCGGCAAAAGCGCTGGGCGCGGATGAGGTTGTGGTTTCCCGCAATCCGGAAGAGATGCAGGCTCACACCAAGAGCTTTGATTTTATTCTCAACACCGTGGCTGCGCCGCACAACCTCGACGCCTTCACCGCCTTACTGAAGCGCGACGGCACCATGACGCTGGTGGGAGCCCCGGCTACCCCGCATCCGTCTCCGGAAGTCTTTAGCCTGATCATGAAGCGCCGCTCGATTGCTGGCTCGATGATTGGCGGTATCCCGGAAACTCAGGAGATGCTCGACTTCTGCGCCGAGCACGGGATTGTGGCCGATATTGAGATGATCCGCGCCGATGAGATCAACGAGGCCTGGGAGCGCATGATCAAAGGCGACGTAAAATACCGCTTCGTCATCGACAGCGCTACGCTGGCCGAATAA
- a CDS encoding NAD(P)-dependent alcohol dehydrogenase, giving the protein MKINALVATDAAQPLSSGRIVLRPLQQQDVKIEILYCGVCHSDLHMARNEWAVSRYPLVPGHEIVGRIVETGAGVDKFKAGDIVGVGVMVDSCRECHFCKQQEEQYCEAGFTATYNGIDKYTGESTWGGYAQNVVVDQDFVVSVPQHLPLSGVAPMLCAGVTVWSPLRHYNVQAGMRVGVVGLGGLGHMAVKLASALGAEVTLFTTSPQKGEDARRLGAHHVVVSRDAGQMAAAQTSLDLIINCVAAPHDLDPYLATLKTNGRLVLVGIPDRPHLAPDVTPMVFRRLSISGSSIGSIKETQEMLDFCGKHNITADVEMIAGEDIEQAFARMLKGDVKYRFVIDMQRTRW; this is encoded by the coding sequence ATGAAAATTAATGCATTAGTCGCGACGGACGCGGCACAACCTCTCTCCAGCGGCCGGATTGTGCTGCGCCCGCTGCAACAGCAGGACGTGAAGATTGAGATCCTCTACTGCGGCGTTTGCCACTCCGATCTGCATATGGCGCGTAACGAGTGGGCAGTAAGCCGCTATCCGCTGGTACCGGGTCATGAGATCGTTGGCCGCATCGTCGAAACCGGCGCAGGGGTTGATAAGTTTAAAGCGGGCGATATCGTCGGCGTTGGTGTGATGGTTGACTCCTGCCGGGAGTGCCACTTCTGCAAGCAGCAGGAGGAGCAGTACTGCGAGGCGGGCTTCACAGCAACCTATAACGGCATCGATAAATATACCGGAGAGAGCACCTGGGGCGGCTATGCGCAGAACGTGGTGGTCGATCAGGATTTTGTGGTGTCTGTGCCGCAGCACCTGCCGTTATCGGGCGTGGCACCGATGCTCTGCGCGGGCGTGACGGTCTGGTCTCCGCTGCGCCACTACAACGTCCAGGCTGGCATGCGCGTTGGCGTGGTCGGACTTGGCGGTCTGGGTCACATGGCCGTTAAGCTGGCGAGTGCCCTGGGTGCAGAAGTGACCCTGTTTACCACCTCCCCGCAAAAAGGCGAGGATGCACGCCGGCTGGGGGCGCATCATGTGGTGGTGTCCCGCGATGCCGGGCAGATGGCGGCGGCCCAGACCTCGCTGGATCTGATCATCAACTGCGTGGCGGCACCGCACGATCTCGATCCCTATCTGGCAACGTTGAAAACCAACGGTCGTCTGGTGCTGGTGGGCATTCCCGATCGCCCACATTTGGCCCCTGACGTTACGCCAATGGTGTTCCGCCGTTTAAGCATCAGCGGCTCGTCGATCGGTAGCATTAAAGAGACCCAGGAGATGCTGGATTTCTGCGGCAAACACAACATTACCGCCGACGTTGAGATGATTGCCGGTGAGGATATCGAACAGGCCTTTGCGCGCATGTTGAAAGGCGACGTGAAGTACCGGTTTGTGATCGATATGCAGCGAACCCGCTGGTAA